One part of the Marinobacterium rhizophilum genome encodes these proteins:
- a CDS encoding peroxiredoxin: MSQVSLDLPVPDFSAQATSGVKVDSSALRGRNLVIYFYPKDSTPGCTTEGQNFRDLYEEFKALDTEIFGVSRDGLRAHENFKAKQSFPFELISDSDESLCGLFDVIKLKKLYGKEHMGIERSTFLIDKTGTLRHEWRKVKVAGHADAVLDAVKAL; this comes from the coding sequence ATGAGCCAAGTATCACTTGACCTGCCCGTACCGGACTTCAGCGCCCAGGCCACCAGCGGCGTTAAGGTCGACTCCAGCGCCCTGCGTGGTCGCAACCTGGTGATCTATTTCTACCCCAAGGACAGCACCCCCGGCTGCACCACCGAAGGCCAGAACTTTCGTGACCTGTATGAGGAATTCAAGGCGCTGGATACCGAGATTTTCGGTGTATCGCGGGACGGCCTGCGTGCCCACGAGAACTTCAAGGCCAAACAGTCGTTCCCGTTCGAGCTGATCAGTGACAGCGACGAAAGCCTGTGTGGCCTGTTTGACGTTATCAAGCTAAAGAAGCTCTACGGCAAGGAGCACATGGGTATCGAGCGCAGCACCTTTCTGATCGACAAGACCGGCACCCTGCGCCACGAATGGCGCAAGGTCAAGGTGGCCGGCCATGCCGACGCCGTACTGGACGCCGTCAAGGCGCTGTAG
- a CDS encoding AI-2E family transporter, protein MRKIFGKWIDRYFSDEEALLLFVLLAVGLLVIITLGQPLAPVFAGIVLAFLMQGTVDWLVARGLRHLGAVVLVFTAFVGFFLALLLFVMPAAWKQLVTLFNELPRMVSNVQSLLLLLPQKYPDFISESQVRDLIQLATTELSQAGQWVLTFSLNSLGNLVALLIYVVLVPILVFFFLKDGRKLVGWWASFLPERRHMMTKIWHEMDDQIANYIRGKALEILIVGSVTFVVLAFLGVNYAALLGVIVGLSVLVPYIGAALVTLPVALIGFFQFGWGSEFMWLMVAYGIIQALDGNVLVPLLFSEAVNLHPVSIIVAVLVFGSLWGFWGVFFAIPLATLVKAILNAWPGSQLSGLPEDGQPQP, encoded by the coding sequence ATGCGCAAAATTTTCGGCAAATGGATTGATCGGTATTTCTCTGACGAGGAAGCCCTGTTGCTGTTTGTGCTGCTGGCGGTGGGTCTGCTGGTCATCATTACCCTGGGGCAGCCGCTGGCTCCGGTCTTTGCCGGCATCGTGCTGGCGTTTCTGATGCAGGGTACGGTGGATTGGCTGGTTGCCCGCGGACTCAGGCACCTCGGTGCGGTAGTGCTGGTGTTTACCGCCTTTGTGGGCTTCTTTCTGGCGCTGTTGCTCTTTGTAATGCCGGCGGCGTGGAAGCAGCTCGTGACGCTGTTCAACGAGCTGCCACGCATGGTTTCCAATGTGCAGTCACTGCTGCTGCTGCTGCCGCAGAAGTACCCTGACTTTATCTCCGAGTCCCAGGTGCGCGACCTGATTCAGCTGGCGACAACCGAGCTGAGCCAGGCCGGGCAGTGGGTGCTGACGTTCTCGTTGAACTCGCTTGGCAACCTGGTGGCATTGCTGATTTACGTGGTGCTGGTGCCCATCCTGGTATTTTTCTTCCTGAAGGATGGTCGCAAACTGGTGGGCTGGTGGGCGTCCTTTCTGCCGGAGCGTCGCCACATGATGACCAAGATCTGGCACGAAATGGACGACCAGATCGCCAACTACATTCGTGGCAAGGCGCTGGAAATCCTGATCGTGGGGTCCGTGACCTTTGTCGTGCTGGCGTTTCTGGGGGTTAATTATGCGGCGTTGCTGGGGGTTATCGTCGGCCTGTCGGTACTGGTGCCCTATATAGGCGCTGCGCTGGTGACCCTGCCGGTGGCCCTGATCGGCTTCTTCCAGTTTGGCTGGGGAAGCGAGTTCATGTGGCTGATGGTGGCCTACGGCATCATTCAGGCGCTGGATGGCAATGTGCTGGTGCCGTTGCTGTTCTCGGAGGCCGTGAACCTGCATCCGGTGTCGATCATAGTGGCGGTGCTGGTATTTGGCAGCCTGTGGGGTTTTTGGGGCGTGTTTTTTGCCATTCCTCTGGCAACCCTGGTGAAGGCCATTCTGAATGCCTGGCCGGGGAGTCAGCTGTCGGGGCTGCCGGAAGATGGGCAGCCCCAGCCCTAG
- a CDS encoding sulfurtransferase TusA family protein: MVSGEFDQVLDASGLNCPLPLLKAKQALNRLQSGAVLKVIATDAGSVRDFKAYTDQCDHELLQSFTEDERFIYIIRRS; this comes from the coding sequence ATGGTGAGCGGTGAATTCGATCAGGTACTTGATGCCAGTGGGCTGAACTGCCCGCTGCCGTTGCTCAAGGCCAAGCAGGCATTGAACCGATTGCAAAGTGGTGCGGTGCTCAAGGTCATTGCGACTGATGCGGGATCGGTGCGGGACTTCAAGGCATACACCGATCAGTGTGACCATGAGCTTTTGCAATCGTTCACCGAGGACGAACGCTTCATCTATATTATCCGTCGCTCCTAG
- a CDS encoding M48 family metalloprotease, with amino-acid sequence MLASKILPPLLLGFLLSATATSQAAQSLPTIGDTSSSIVSLQQEARLGDTWSRMLRGRAKLLEDPIVYGYLEDLLWRLAGNSALSQPQLDLITVDNPTLNAFAVPGGVIGVHGGLLLSAEAEDELASVLAHELAHLSQRHFAQQLEQERRNRPFMMAAVLGSILVAAADPQAGAAALTSTLGAGELARLSFSRQNEQEADRLGMATLASSGIDPDAMPRMFERMQRSMRFYGDRPPEFLLTHPVTQSRIADALNRAAQLPTPNAKQSSPEFDIARARLQVHYASRPGVVLEAFEAAAQQSGTSRDHYGVAMAASAAGDYTRALQALDKLNNDWKRQLYVRISRAEILHAAGRNTDAEQILAELNQLYPNNLPVQKTYARLLQDMEEPARAARLYESLLIHHPNDIDSRFNLAESYGLNGQILRVHEARIEYFLRTADVDSALRQVDFALKEKNLSESDRARLETYKQDAEQLREDLKMEF; translated from the coding sequence ATGCTAGCGTCCAAAATCCTGCCCCCCCTGCTGCTGGGGTTTCTGCTGTCGGCAACAGCGACAAGCCAGGCGGCTCAGAGCCTACCCACCATTGGCGACACCAGCTCATCCATTGTTTCACTGCAGCAGGAAGCTCGCCTGGGCGACACCTGGAGCCGCATGCTGCGCGGGCGCGCCAAACTGCTTGAGGACCCCATCGTCTACGGCTACCTGGAAGACCTGCTGTGGCGACTGGCAGGCAACAGCGCACTGTCGCAACCACAGCTGGATCTCATTACCGTCGACAACCCGACACTCAACGCCTTTGCCGTGCCAGGCGGCGTCATCGGGGTACACGGCGGCTTGCTGCTGTCCGCCGAAGCCGAGGACGAGCTGGCCTCGGTACTGGCCCACGAGCTGGCCCACCTCAGCCAGCGCCATTTCGCCCAGCAACTGGAACAAGAACGCCGCAACCGCCCCTTCATGATGGCCGCCGTGCTTGGCAGCATCCTGGTTGCCGCTGCGGACCCCCAGGCGGGTGCCGCCGCCCTGACTTCAACACTGGGGGCCGGCGAGCTGGCACGGCTCTCGTTCAGCCGCCAGAACGAACAGGAAGCCGATCGCCTGGGCATGGCCACCCTGGCGTCATCCGGGATAGATCCCGACGCCATGCCGCGCATGTTCGAGCGCATGCAGCGTTCGATGCGCTTTTACGGCGACCGGCCACCCGAATTCCTGCTGACTCACCCGGTCACCCAGTCTCGCATTGCCGACGCCCTGAACCGGGCCGCGCAACTGCCGACGCCCAACGCCAAACAGTCAAGTCCAGAATTTGATATTGCCCGCGCCCGCCTGCAGGTGCACTACGCCAGCAGACCCGGCGTCGTCCTCGAAGCCTTCGAGGCCGCAGCACAGCAGTCCGGCACCAGCCGTGACCACTACGGCGTCGCCATGGCAGCCAGCGCCGCGGGCGATTACACCCGGGCACTGCAGGCACTGGATAAACTCAACAATGACTGGAAGCGGCAGCTCTACGTACGCATCAGCCGGGCCGAAATTCTGCACGCCGCCGGGCGCAATACGGACGCAGAGCAGATTCTTGCCGAACTGAACCAGCTCTACCCCAATAACCTGCCGGTGCAGAAAACCTACGCACGCCTGCTGCAGGACATGGAAGAGCCCGCTCGCGCCGCCCGCCTGTACGAATCCCTGCTCATCCATCACCCCAATGATATCGACAGCCGCTTCAACCTGGCCGAAAGCTACGGGCTGAACGGGCAGATTTTACGCGTCCACGAAGCCCGCATTGAATATTTCCTGCGCACCGCAGACGTCGACAGCGCCCTGCGCCAGGTCGATTTCGCCCTCAAGGAAAAAAACCTGTCGGAGTCAGACCGCGCACGGCTGGAAACCTACAAGCAGGACGCCGAACAGTTGCGTGAAGATCTGAAAATGGAGTTTTAA
- the nadA gene encoding quinolinate synthase NadA — translation MLSKQDISERILVQEHLAKEHLPDDMSREDVERYKARIKALLKEKDACLVAHYYTDPIIQELAEETGGCVADSLEMARFGSVRPEKTLLVAGVRFMGETAKILSPEKRILMPTLEATCSLDIGCPAPEFTAFCDAHPDYEVVVYANTSAAVKARADWVVTSSIALDVVEHLADEGKKIIWAPDKHLGAYVQKETGIDMLMWDGACIVHEEFKAKGLLDLKQVYPDAAILVHPESPASVIELADAVGSTSQLIKAAAELPNRELIVATDRGIFYKMQQAAPDKVFIEAPTGGSGATCRSCAHCPWMALNGLENIVTALEEGRDEVLVDAALIDEARKPLQRMLDFSAALKG, via the coding sequence ATGTTGAGCAAACAGGATATCTCCGAGCGCATTCTGGTGCAGGAGCACTTAGCCAAAGAGCATCTGCCGGACGATATGAGCCGTGAGGATGTTGAACGCTATAAAGCGCGTATCAAGGCATTGCTGAAAGAAAAAGATGCCTGTCTGGTGGCGCACTACTACACCGATCCCATCATTCAGGAGTTGGCGGAAGAAACCGGCGGCTGCGTTGCCGATTCGCTGGAAATGGCACGTTTTGGCAGCGTTCGGCCTGAAAAGACCCTGCTGGTTGCCGGTGTGCGTTTCATGGGCGAAACCGCCAAGATCCTGAGCCCGGAAAAGCGCATTCTCATGCCGACGCTGGAGGCGACCTGTTCGCTGGACATCGGTTGCCCGGCTCCGGAGTTCACCGCCTTCTGTGATGCCCATCCCGACTACGAGGTTGTGGTCTATGCCAACACCTCTGCGGCCGTAAAGGCGCGGGCCGACTGGGTTGTAACCTCCAGCATAGCGCTGGACGTGGTCGAGCACCTGGCGGATGAGGGCAAGAAAATTATCTGGGCGCCGGACAAGCACCTGGGAGCCTATGTACAGAAGGAGACCGGTATCGACATGCTGATGTGGGATGGTGCCTGCATCGTGCATGAGGAGTTCAAGGCCAAGGGGTTGCTGGATCTGAAGCAGGTCTACCCGGACGCTGCCATCCTGGTGCACCCGGAATCGCCGGCTTCGGTGATCGAACTGGCAGATGCGGTAGGTTCCACCTCCCAGCTGATCAAGGCGGCGGCCGAGCTGCCCAACCGCGAGCTGATAGTGGCGACCGATCGCGGCATCTTCTACAAGATGCAGCAGGCGGCACCGGACAAGGTGTTCATCGAGGCTCCCACCGGAGGCAGTGGCGCGACCTGTCGCAGCTGTGCACACTGTCCCTGGATGGCGCTCAACGGCCTGGAGAATATCGTGACGGCGCTGGAAGAGGGGCGTGATGAAGTGCTGGTGGATGCAGCGCTGATAGATGAAGCGCGCAAGCCGCTGCAGCGCATGCTGGATTTCTCGGCGGCGCTCAAAGGCTGA
- the queC gene encoding 7-cyano-7-deazaguanine synthase QueC — protein sequence MTQPSPKAVVLLSGGLDSATVLAMALDQGYDCHVLSFDYGQRSQTELNAARAVVSALGVSADKHKVVRLHLEDFGGSALTDLSIDVPEEEVEGEIPVTYVPARNTVFLSLALGWAEVLDARALFIGVNAVDYSGYPDCRPEFVAAFETMANLATKAGVSGQPFRIHTPLMSLTKSDIIVEGLRLGLDYGLTVSCYQADEQGRACGVCDSCRLRARGFEDAGVEDPTHYQA from the coding sequence ATGACTCAACCTTCCCCCAAAGCCGTGGTGCTGTTGTCCGGTGGACTTGATTCGGCCACGGTGCTGGCGATGGCGCTCGATCAGGGTTACGACTGTCATGTGCTGAGCTTTGACTACGGGCAGCGTTCCCAGACCGAACTGAACGCCGCCCGTGCTGTTGTCAGTGCCCTGGGTGTAAGTGCAGACAAGCACAAGGTGGTGCGACTGCACCTGGAGGATTTCGGGGGCTCCGCATTGACGGATCTTTCCATCGATGTTCCGGAGGAAGAGGTCGAGGGCGAAATTCCGGTGACCTATGTACCGGCCCGCAACACGGTGTTTCTCTCCCTGGCGCTGGGCTGGGCCGAGGTGCTGGATGCCAGGGCGCTGTTTATCGGTGTGAATGCAGTCGATTATTCCGGTTATCCAGATTGCCGGCCGGAGTTCGTTGCTGCCTTTGAAACCATGGCCAACCTTGCCACCAAGGCCGGTGTCAGCGGTCAGCCGTTCCGTATCCATACACCCTTGATGAGCCTGACCAAGTCGGACATCATCGTTGAAGGGTTGCGCCTGGGTCTGGACTACGGTCTGACCGTATCCTGCTACCAGGCGGATGAGCAGGGCAGGGCCTGTGGTGTTTGCGATAGCTGTCGCCTGCGGGCCCGGGGCTTTGAAGATGCCGGTGTCGAGGATCCGACGCACTATCAGGCATAA